The Virgibacillus phasianinus genome includes a window with the following:
- a CDS encoding NADP-dependent glyceraldehyde-3-phosphate dehydrogenase: MKAELIANTYQLLLNGEWKETSSGKTIENLSPSDNMPVGAVQAMTENEVDLAVAGAKTAQKDWANRSFSERAELLYAWADQLLKMKEEIAETIMKEVGKGYSSAEKEVVRTADFIKYTAEEGKRIHGELINGGNFNAGSANKLAMVQRKPFGVVLAISPFNYPVNLSASKIAPALIAGNAVVFKPATQGAISGTLMIKALDKAGLPAGLVNLVTGKGSEIGDHLTTHPSINMINFTGGTETGEAISRKASMIPVILELGGKDPAIVLNDANFEKAAEDIVAGAFSYSGQRCTAIKRVLVMDEVADALVDKLKEKVNALKVGAPEDNAVVTPLINGKAADVVQQLVDDAVVKGATALTEIKRAGNLVYPVLLDNVTVDMEVAWKEPFGPVLPVIRVKNIEEAVTIANESEYGLQASIFTKSVEQAIHISNELETGTVQINGKTERGPDHFPFLGVKGSGLGVQGIRNSIESATREKVIVLNMNQG; encoded by the coding sequence ATGAAAGCAGAATTAATCGCAAATACGTATCAATTATTATTGAACGGGGAGTGGAAAGAAACTAGTTCTGGTAAAACAATCGAAAATCTGTCCCCGTCCGATAATATGCCGGTCGGTGCCGTGCAGGCTATGACGGAAAATGAAGTGGACCTTGCTGTGGCTGGGGCAAAGACAGCGCAAAAAGATTGGGCAAATCGTTCGTTTAGTGAGCGTGCGGAATTGCTTTATGCATGGGCGGACCAGCTGCTTAAGATGAAAGAGGAAATAGCGGAAACTATCATGAAGGAAGTCGGTAAAGGATATTCTTCAGCGGAAAAAGAGGTTGTACGAACTGCCGATTTTATCAAATATACTGCCGAAGAAGGGAAACGAATTCACGGTGAGTTGATTAACGGGGGAAACTTTAACGCTGGAAGTGCCAACAAGCTGGCGATGGTACAAAGGAAACCGTTTGGTGTTGTTCTTGCTATTTCTCCTTTTAATTATCCGGTCAACCTGTCGGCATCAAAGATTGCCCCTGCTTTAATTGCCGGAAATGCAGTTGTTTTCAAGCCGGCAACACAGGGTGCGATAAGCGGGACGTTAATGATTAAGGCGCTTGACAAGGCGGGGCTTCCTGCTGGACTTGTTAATCTTGTAACAGGAAAGGGATCAGAGATTGGTGATCATTTAACAACCCACCCATCAATCAATATGATCAATTTTACCGGAGGAACGGAAACCGGTGAAGCCATTTCCAGGAAGGCATCCATGATCCCGGTTATTCTTGAATTAGGTGGAAAGGATCCGGCGATTGTATTAAACGATGCAAATTTTGAAAAAGCGGCTGAAGATATTGTCGCTGGTGCATTTTCCTATTCCGGCCAGCGGTGCACTGCGATTAAACGGGTGCTTGTGATGGATGAAGTGGCGGATGCCTTAGTTGATAAATTGAAAGAAAAAGTTAATGCATTAAAAGTGGGTGCACCTGAAGACAATGCTGTTGTAACACCATTAATTAATGGAAAAGCGGCAGATGTCGTTCAACAATTGGTGGATGATGCTGTTGTTAAAGGTGCAACTGCCCTAACCGAAATCAAGCGGGCAGGAAACCTTGTTTATCCTGTGTTGCTTGATAACGTAACGGTAGACATGGAGGTTGCATGGAAAGAACCATTTGGGCCTGTTCTACCAGTTATTCGCGTCAAAAATATTGAAGAGGCGGTAACCATAGCCAATGAATCTGAATATGGTCTGCAGGCCAGTATTTTCACGAAGAGTGTTGAACAGGCAATCCATATTAGCAATGAACTTGAGACTGGTACGGTGCAAATAAATGGCAAAACGGAACGAGGGCCAGATCATTTTCCGTTTCTTGGCGTAAAAGGATCTGGTCTAGGTGTACAAGGTATTCGTAATAGTATTGAGTCCGCAACCCGCGAGAAGGTAATTGTTTTAAATATGAATCAGGGGTAA